The following coding sequences are from one Panicum hallii strain FIL2 chromosome 5, PHallii_v3.1, whole genome shotgun sequence window:
- the LOC112895611 gene encoding cytokinin dehydrogenase 4 has protein sequence MKPSLEHCFKLMLLLLALGGVTMHVPDADVLSSLGALRLDGHFSFHDTSAMARDFGNRCSLLPAAVLHPGSVSDIATTLRHVFSLGERSPLTVAARGHGHSLMGQSQAAGGIVVRMESLRGSDRLQVVHGGMSPFVDAPGGELWINVLHETLKHGLAPKSWTDYLHLTVGGTLSNAGVSGQAFRHGPQVSNVNQLEIVTGRGDVVTCSPEENSDLFYAALGGLGQFGIITRARIALEPAPKMVRWIRVLYSDFASFTEDQEMLIMAENTFDYIEGFVIINRTGILNNWRTSFKPQDPVQASRFQPDGRVLYCLELTKNFNSDEADIMEQEVTALLSRLRYIRSTLFHTDVTYLEFLDRVHTSEVKLRAQGLWEVPHPWLNLLIPRSSIQRFAKEVFGKILKDSNNGPILLYPVNKSKWDNRTSVVIPDEEIFYLVGFLSSAPSLSGHGSVAHAMNLNNQIVEFCEEADIGMKQYLAPYTTQQQWKAHFGARWETFERRKHTYDPLAILAPGQKIFPKASLPLSL, from the exons ATGAAGCCATCACTGGAGCACTGCTTCAagctgatgctgctgctgctggcgctcGGCGGGGTGACCATGCACGTGCCCGACGCCGACGTGCTCTCCTCCCTCGGGGCGCTGCGCCTCGACGGCCATTTCAGCTTCCACGACACCTCCGCCATGGCGCGGGACTTCGGCAACCGCTGCAGCTTGCTGCCGGCCGCCGTGCTCCACCCCGGCTCCGTGTCCGACATCGCCACGACCTTGAGGCACGTCTTCTCCCTGGGCGAGCGCTCGCCCCTCACCGTCGCCGCGCGCGGCCACGGGCACTCGCTCATGGGCCAGTCCCAGGCTGCCGGGGGCATCGTCGTCAGGATGGAGTCGCTCCGGGGCAGTGACAGGCTCCAGGTAGTCCATGGCGGCATGTCTCCGTTTGTGGACGCCCCAGGAGGGGAGCTCTGGATCAACGTGCTCCACGAGACCCTCAAGCACGGCCTGGCGCCCAAGTCTTGGACCGACTATCTCCATCTCACGGTCGGTGGCACGTTGTCTAATGCGGGGGTCAGCGGCCAGGCGTTCCGCCACGGACCGCAGGTCAGCAATGTCAATCAACTGGAGATTGTGACAG GAAGAGGAGACGTTGTTACCTGCTCTCCCGAGGAGAACTCTGATCTCTTCTACGCTGCTCTCGGCGGTCTCGGTCAGTTCGGGATCATCACCAGGGCAAGGATTGCCCTTGAGCCTGCTCCAAAGATG GTGAGGTGGATCAGAGTTCTTTACTCGGATTTTGCAAGCTTCACCGAGGACCAGGAGATGCTGATCATGGCAGAGAACACCTTTGACTACATTGAAGGTTTTGTCATCATAAACAGGACAGGCATCCTCAACAACTGGAGGACGTCCTTCAAGCCACAGGACCCAGTCCAAGCAAGCCGTTTTCAGCCAGATGGAAGGGTTCTATACTGCCTCGAGCTAACTAAGAACTTCAACAGTGACGAAGCAGATATCATGGAACAG GAAGTTACTGCACTGCTATCTCGACTTAGGTACATCCGGTCTACTCTATTCCACACCGATGTCACGTACCTGGAGTTCTTGGACAGGGTGCACACCTCCGAGGTGAAGCTGAGGGCACAAGGCCTCTGGGAAGTTCCACACCCTTGGTTGAATCTTCTAATCCCAAGGAGCTCAATCCAAAGATTTGCTAAGGAAGTCTTCGGCAAGATCCTGAAAGATAGCAACAATGGTCCCATACTGCTTTACCCAGTGAACAAATCAAA GTGGGACAACAGAACGTCAGTAGTCATACCAGATGAGGAAATTTTCTACCTGGTGGGGTTCCTTTCTTCAGCACCATCTCTCTCAGGTCACGGTAGCGTTGCACATGCAATGAACCTGAACAACCAAATAGTTGAGTTCTGTGAAGAGGCCGATATTGGGATGAAACAGTATCTGGCACCCTACACCACACAGCAGCAGTGGAAAGCCCACTTTGGAGCGAGGTGGGAGACATTTGAACGGAGGAAACACACGTATGATCCCCTAGCCATCCTAGCACCAGGACAGAAAATATTCCCAAAGGCGTCACTGCCGTTGTCCTTGTGA